Proteins from a single region of Palaemon carinicauda isolate YSFRI2023 chromosome 1, ASM3689809v2, whole genome shotgun sequence:
- the LOC137646042 gene encoding uncharacterized protein, with product MSVVKAYDEVELANEQYCNLLDENCDAQLIEEANVYIKALEDRKCAAHVIFVKVKDEMQVKKVLKVKPIDVPRFHGDVRDYSNFKRDFYRLMQSNYGKDPFVLRQCLSGEALDTVRGAEHAFDKMFERLDETFGNSRTIIDVVVEDIRSIKTISEGDSESFIKMVDKIEQCYLYLDQMSLASELDTANMTSQIEKLSPPTQKREWVKLAECVGNRDLFGKLLEYLLSEKKSMKYLNANIRSNNNIKAKVNYTCTYEDQHSTKQGRESDVMERIAGLENAITNITDLFTKITEENAERNRNKISDNTRLHRCWYHGSDGHDILDCTTFQNLSINDRMESVKKKGICFNCLKGVHIARKCLKKSRCNTVDVNNESCEKLHHTIIHEGFITGNSFVSLKRNGVLFMVNKIKCGNQELQTLFDSGADITMIRNDVAKALGLKGKCVRLAVTKLGDKTVTYSSKEYDLVLTDKDGNDVNVTAYGIDDITSQVGKVDLSKVKHLFKGVNVCALDRPYGKIDLLIGSDYCSLIPTVKETVAENLQLRESQFGMCVYGSHPDIVTLSVFRSNPGISINHVSSTISDYDISVEPVIDITAQMNDFWARTCAAQCGSCRCGKCATGNGNYSIKEEKELALIESGLMYYPDRKEWSAKFPWTKDPKLLQNNVSVAVARLKGTEKRLMKLGSDYAQAYNDQILDMTKRNVIRKLSDEEVKNYVGPVTYIQHHEVLKPGSVSTPLRIVFDSSAKYMGQSLNSFWAKGPNILNSMFGILLRFREKAIGIAGDISKMYNCIKLPELEQHVHRFVWRNLQSNRKPDHSVMSCMGFGDRPLGIIAMLALRHTAELSVKDFPEASRVIMTNSYVDDIIHSVESKAEAFSLIRDIENVLSKGSFKIKRWTITGDNEHSDFEVSQNSNERILGLNWQCNKDVFYFKTKLNFSPKYKGVRTEPDLNKLNFFENIPSVLTKKVVVSQMCSVYDPLGFLLPFTLKAKILLRDTVKCDFKLGWDDPLPSYLKEQWVSYFCELFGTETLYFERNVKPTSAKGLPLLVIFSDSSTNAYGAVAYARWEFESGAFESRLIVAKSRIAPSRQLSIPRLELCGAVIACRMRKAIEDEMTYKFSSVMHITDSSIVRAQIQKESYGFGTFVATRIAEVQSKSDPNEGWWIASGLNPADLLTRPQDPLNVAVVYSWKYGPEFMALPLEVWPISQSVNCELPDRIHVNLAQYSVHEETIIDASKFNNYNMLIAVTARIFNIVKVKSFKGVLKKLEPRSLQEAERFWIMQAQKSLPENWEKCFQRLGPFQAEDGTIMVGQRMERWLKHNWNQDSFILLPGKHPFTVLYISYLHRLDHAGVDVTLCKLQSKFWVPSARKIIRSIKIIPRLQKQGNNQQKGMLSHGNKNTDIGRFVKKNYILIIK from the exons aTGAGTGTTGTTAAGGCTTATGATGAAGTTGAACTAGCTAATGAACAGTATTGCAATTTATTAGATGAGAACTGTGATGCTCAATTGATAGAGGAGGCTAACGTTTATATCAAAGCATTAGAAGATAGAAAGTGTGCAGCTCATGTGATATTTGTGAAAGTTAAAGACGAAATGCAGgtgaaaaaagttttaaaagtaaaaccGATTGATGTGCCCAGGTTTCACGGAGATGTGAGAGATTATagcaatttcaagagagatttttaTAGACTAATGCAATCAAATTATGGGAAAGATCCCTTTGTGCTAAGACAGTGTCTCTCAGGAGAGGCCTTGGATACAGTTCGTGGTGCAGAGCATGCCTTCGATAAAATGTTTGAGCGATTAGATGAAACTTTTGGGAACAGCAGAACCATTATTGATGTAGTAGTAGAGGACATAAGGTCAATTAAAACTATTTCCGAAGGGGATAGTGAGAGTTTCATTAAGATGGTTGATAAGATTGAGCAATGCTATCTTTACTTAGACCAAATGAGTTTGGCTTCAGAATTAGATACTGCTAACATGACTAGCCAGATAGAAAAACTATCACCACCTACTCAGAAGCGTGAATGGGTTAAGTTAGCAGAGTGTGTAGGTAATCGTGACCTATTCGGAAAGTTGTTGGAATACCTTTTGAgtgaaaagaaatcaatgaaatatcttaatgctaatattagaagcaataataatattaaggctaaAGTGAATTATACCTGCACTTATGAAGATCAGCATAGTACAAAGCAAGGAAGAGAGTCAGATGTAATGGAAAGGATAGCAGGACTTGAAAATGCTATTACAAATATCACTGACCTtttcactaaaattacagaagaaaatgctGAACGGAATAGGaataagatcagtgacaacacaaGGCTGCATAGGTGCTGGTATCATGGCTCAGATGGACACGATATCTTAGACTGTACAACTTTCCAGAACTTGAGTATCAATGACAGAATGGAGAGtgtaaagaagaaaggtatttgcTTTAATTGCCTTAAAGGTGTTCACATAGCAAGAAAATGTCTAAAGAAGTCCAGATGTAATACTGTAGATGTTAACAATGAATCTTGTGAGAAACTTCATCATACTATTATACATGAGGGATTCATAACAGGAAATTCCTTTGTAAGTCTGAAAAGAAACGGTGTTCTATTTATGGTTAACAAGATCAAGTGTGGTAATCAGGAGTTACAAACTTTATTTGACTCGGGAGCTGATATAACAATGATCAGAAATGATGTGGCTAAGGCATTGGGACTGAAAGGAAAATGTGTCAGATTAGCTGTGACTAAATTGGGCGACAAAACTGTGACATACAGTAGTAAAGAGTATGATCTGGTTTTAACCGACAAGGATGGGAATGATGTCAATGTTACTGCTTATGGAATCGATGACATTACATCTCAAGTCGGTAAGGTAGATTTATCAAAAGTGAAACATTTATTCAAGGGTGTTAATGTATGTGCATTAGATAGACCTTATGGGAAAATAGATCTACTAATTGGTTCTGATTATTGCTCTTTAATTCCAACAGTTAAGGAAACTGTGGCTGAAAATTTACAGCTCAGGGAATCACAGTTTGGAATGTGTGTGTATGGCAGTCATCCCGACATTGTTACCTTATCAGTGTTTAGGAGTAATCCAGGCATTAGCATTAATCATGTTTCCAGTACAATATCCGACTATGATATATCTGTAGAACCCGTAATTGATATTACAGCACAGATGAATGacttctgggctcgaacctgtgccgccca ATGTGGTAGTTGTCGTTGTGGGAAATGTGCAACAGGCAATGGCAATTATagtataaaagaggaaaaggagctGGCTCTTATTGAAAGTGGGTTGATGTATTACCCGGACAGAAAAGAATGGTCTGCTAAATTTCCATGGACTAAGGATCCCAAACTGTTGCAAAATAATGTATCTGTAGCTGTTGCTAGACTGAAAGGCAcagagaaaagattgatgaaactGGGTTCAGACTATGCTCAAGCTTATAATGACCAGATACTTGACATGACAAAGCGCAATGTAATTCGGAAGTTATCCGATGAAGAGGTTAAAAACTATGTTGGTCCTGTCACATACATTCAACATCATGAAGTGTTAAAACCAGGATCTGTATCAACCCCATTGAGAATTGTTTTTGATTCATCGGCAAAGTATATGGGCCAGTCTCTAAATAGTTTTTGGGCAAAGGGCCCTAATATTTTGAACTCAATGTTTGGTATATTACTCAGATTTCGTGAAAAGGCTATAGGCATAGCCGGTGAcataagcaaaatgtataattgcattaagcttccagaattagaacaacatgtacatagatttgtttggagaaatttgcaaagtaatcGCAAACCTGATCACTCTGTAATGTCATGCATGGGTTTCGGGGATAGGCCCTTAGGAATTATTGCAATGTTAGCTCTCAGACATACTGCAGAATTGTCGGTAAAAGACTTCCCAGAAGCATCACGTGTGATAATGACTAATTCCTATGTAGATGACATAATCCATTCTGTTGAGAGTAAAGCTGAGGCATTTAGCCTAATTAGAGATATTGAAAATGTACTCTCTAAAGGCAGTTTTAAAATTAAACGATGGACCATTACTGGAGATAATGAGCATTCTGACTTTGAAGTGTCCCAGAATAGTAATGAAAGAATACTTGGCCTTAACTGGCAATGCAATaaggatgtgttttattttaaaactaagttAAATTTCTCTCCAAAATATAAGGGTGTAAGAACAGAACCAGACTTAAACAAGttgaatttctttgaaaatatacctTCAGTTTTAACAAAAAAGGTTGTCGTCAGTCAGATGTGTTCCGTTTACGACCCACTGGGGTTTTTGCTTCCATTCACACTAAAAGCAAAGATTTTGCTAAGAGACACTGTGAAATGTGACTTTAAATTGGGATGGGACGATCCCTTGCCTTCCTATTTAAAAGAACAGTGGGTGTCATATTTTTGTGAATTATTTGGCACTGAAACTCTGTATTTTGAAAGGAATGTTAAGCCAACCTCAGCCAAAGGATTGCCTTTACTTGTTATTTTCAGTGATAGTTCAACAAATGCTTATGGTGCTGTTGCATATGCTAGGTGGGAGTTCGAGTCTGGTGCATTTGAGAGCAGGCTCATTGTGGCAAAGAGTAGGATAGCCCCTAGTAGACAGTTATCTATTCCAAGGCTTGAATTGTGTGGAGCTGTTATAGCGTGCAGGATGCGTAAAGCCATTgaagatgaaatgacatataaatttaGTTCGGTAATGCACATAACAGATTCCTCCATTGTTAGAGCACAAATCCAAAAGGAATCTTATGGCTTTGGAACTTTCGTAGCCACTAGAATAGCAGAAGTTCAATCAAAAAGTGACCCAAATGAAGGgtggtggattgcttctggattaaATCCTGCTGATCTATTGACCAGACCCCAGGACCCTTTAAATGTTGCAGTTGTCTATTCATGGAAATATGGTCCAGAGTTTATGGCCCTTCCTTTAGAAGTGTGGCCTATCAGTCAATCGGTGAATTGTGAGTTACCTGATAGAATTCATGTTAATCTTGCACAATACTCTGTTCATGAAGAAACCATAATTGATGCGTCGAAATTCAACAACTATAATATGTTAATTGCAGTCACTGCTAGGATATTTAACATTGTTAAGGTGAAATCTTTTAAGGGTGTTCTAAAGAAACTTGAACCTAGATCACTCCAGGAAGCTGAGAGGTTTtggattatgcaagcacaaaaaagtCTTCCTGAGAACTGGGAAAAATGCTTTCAAAGATTAGGACCATTTCAAGCTGAAGATGGTACAATTATGGTAGGACAGAGAATGGAAAGATGGTTGAAACATAATTGGAACCAAGATAGCTTCATTCTATTACCTGGTAAGCATCCATTTACAGTCTTGTACATTAGTTATTTACACAGGTTGGATCATGCTGGAGTTGATGTTACACTATGTAAGCTTCAGTCTAAATTTTGGGTTCCTTCAGCACGTAAAATCATAAGATCGATAAAGATCATCCCAAGGCTTCAAAAGCAAGGGAATAACCAGCAAAAAGGAATGCTGTCCCACGGGAACAAGAACACGGATATCGGCAGGtttgtaaagaaaaattatattttaattataaaataa